In Musa acuminata AAA Group cultivar baxijiao chromosome BXJ3-9, Cavendish_Baxijiao_AAA, whole genome shotgun sequence, a single genomic region encodes these proteins:
- the LOC135649515 gene encoding auxin-responsive protein IAA31-like — protein MDGGADYMDTDSLKATELTLGLPGGRPQVVGWPPIRSYRKNTLKATKAAAEAGGLFVKVSMDGAPYLRKIDLAAYKGYEELRKALEDMFKCFEGGKGSEYAITYEDKDGDLMLVGDVPWGMFTSYCKKLRIITKRI, from the exons atggacgGTGGAGCGGACTACATGGACACAGATAGCCTCAAGGCGACAGAGCTGACGCTCGGGCTGCCCGGCGGCAGGCCACAGGTGGTTGGCTGGCCGCCGATCCGGTCGTACAGGAAGAACACCTTAAAGGCGACGAAGGCGGCGGCCGAGGCGGGCGGGCTCTTCGTGAAGGTCAGCATGGACGGAGCTCCTTACTTGAGGAAGATCGATCTCGCGGCCTACAAGGGGTATGAGGAGCTGAGAAAAGCGTTGGAGGACATGTTCAAGTGCTTCGAAGGTGGCAAAGGATCCGAGTACGCCATCACCTATGAAGACAAGGATGGAGACCTGATGCTGGTTGGAGACGTTCCATGGGG GATGTTCACATCATATTGCAAAAAGCTGAGGATAATAACCAAGAGGATCTGA
- the LOC103997570 gene encoding uncharacterized protein LOC103997570 yields MLFQMKIQPVDASGSVAFAPRSDPGKPAAKSRLKRLFERQFPSVLRNPAAEKVAGAGDCREKERDDGGGDVEPSSVFLDTMVFSFTEEGHHDKPPRGRCNCFNANFDDSSDDDFDARDGDAPGSAAAPGDAAEAIKGLVLCASMAERNLLADASKILEKAKNSKNKGDWRRMVADGLRSLGYDVAVCRSRWDQSPSFPAGEHEYIDVVVEGGDRLLVDVDFRSEFEVARPTKSYRAVLQHLPSVFVGRSDRLQQIVALASEAARQSLKKKGLHVPPWRRPEYMKAKWLSPYHRTTATEVTEESVSRVAQSGRGSSNNTIPCSISAIDFSGVSEQSTNAAGTGDDIPDAAARERMEVVVSPWRPPPVRPKAGVKVVTGLALVL; encoded by the exons ATGCTGTTCCAGATGAAGATCCAGCCGGTCGACGCGAGTGGATCGGTGGCTTTCGCGCCAAGGAGCGACCCGGGGAAGCCCGCGGCCAAGTCGCGGTTGAAGCGCCTCTTCGAGCGGCAGTTCCCCAGCGTCCTGAGGAACCCCGCGGCGGAGAAAGTCGCCGGCGCTGGGGACTGCAGGGAAAAGGAGAgggacgacggcggcggcgacgTCGAGCCCAGCTCGGTGTTCTTGGACACGATGGTGTTCAGCTTCACCGAGGAGGGGCACCACGATAAGCCGCCGCGGGGCCGCTGCAACTGCTTCAACGCCAACTTCGACGACAGCTCCGACGACGACTTCGATGCCCGCGACGGCGACGCTCCCGGCTCCGCCGCTGCCCCCGGGGACGCGGCCGAGGCGATCAAG GGTTTGGTGCTCTGCGCGAGCATGGCGGAGAGAAATCTCTTGGCGGACGCATCGAAGATCCTGGAGAAGGCGAAGAACTCGAAGAACAAGGGCGACTGGCGAAGGATGGTGGCTGACGGGCTTCGGTCCCTCGGCTACGATGTGGCCGTTTGCAGATCTAGATGGGATCAAAGTCCCTCCTTTCCGGCCG GGGAACACGAGTACATCGACGTGGTCGTCGAAGGAGGTGACCGCCTCCTGGTGGACGTCGACTTCAGGTCGGAGTTCGAGGTCGCGCGGCCCACCAAGTCATACCGCGCGGTCCTCCAGCACCTGCCGTCGGTGTTCGTAGGGCGGTCCGACCGGCTGCAGCAGATCGTCGCCCTCGCCTCGGAGGCGGCGCGGCAGAGCCTGAAGAAGAAGGGCCTTCACGTGCCGCCATGGAGGCGGCCGGAGTACATGAAGGCCAAGTGGCTCTCCCCCTACCACCGGACGACCGCCACGGAAGTCACGGAAGAGTCGGTAAGCAGAGTGGCGCAGAGCGGCCGCGGAAGTAGCAATAACACCATCCCCTGCTCGATCTCGGCCATCGATTTTTCTGGCGTGTCCGAGCAATCCACCAATGCGGCGGGGACAGGTGACGACATCCCCGACGCAGCAGCAAGGGAGAGGATGGAGGTGGTGGTCTCGCCATGGCGGCCACCGCCGGTGAGGCCGAAGGCCGGGGTTAAGGTCGTCACCGGCCTTGCCTTGGTCCTGTAG
- the LOC103997572 gene encoding protein OSB2, chloroplastic isoform X2, translating into MAALPIASLLQTPSSLLSFLPSPNPNPNAFWSSLPQGKNRPISVAVVRRRHPPAPFPARCSSGHSEHEYEGVSHQRPQEIPWSKDLANSVHLIGIVGSPVQIKHLNSGKALAWTRLGVKKSASETTWINLTFWDELAHVAFQHVEKGRQVHVSGRLVSDVVEGDDEKRQVFYKVVVQQLNFIERSYSTVSLYEPETRSVDSGTKFGSYVGNSSGSTEKLWQAFFANPMDWWDNRKNKRNPKYPDFKHKDTGEALWIDAMNNPHWVKSQLAILDSRMSSLHQANGMSPAVSFMYDGDFTPF; encoded by the exons ATGGCGGCACTGCCCATTGCGTCCCTTCTCCAGaccccctcctccctcctctccttcctcccctccccgaaccctaaccctaacgcCTTCTGGTCGTCGCTTCCCCAGGGGAAAAATCGGCCCATCTCTGTGGCCGTCGTCCGCCGCCGTCATCCTCCTGCTCCGTTCCCGGCCCGGTGCTCGAGCGGCCATAGCGAGCACGAGTACGAGGGGGTGTCGCACCAGCGGCCACAGGAGATCCCCTGGAGCAAGGACCTCGCCAACTCCGTCCATCTGATCGGGATCGTGGGCTCGCCCGTCCAGATCAAGCACCTCAACAGCGGGAAGGCCCTCGCTTGGACCCGCCTTGGCGTCAAGAAGTCCGCCTCCGAGACCACATG GATTAATCTGACCTTCTGGGATGAACTCGCTCATGTGGCCTTCCAGCATGTGGAGAAGGGTCGCCAAGTGCACGTCTCTGGGCGACTTGTGTCGGATGTTGTCGAAGGGGATGATGAGAAGCGACAGGTTTTTTACAAG GTGGTGGTTCAACAGCTTAATTTCATCGAAAGGAGCTACTCTACAGTGTCATTGTATGAACCAGAGACACGTTCTGTAGATTCAG GTACTAAGTTTGGGAGCTATGTGGGTAACTCTTCAGGTTCTACAGAAAAGCTCTGGCAGGCCTTCTTTGCTAATCCAATGGACTGGTGGGATAATAGGAAAAACAAG AGAAACCCCAAGTACCCTGATTTTAAGCACAAGGATACTGGTGAAGCATTAtggattgatgctatgaacaaccCACATTGGGTGAAGTCACAATTGGCTATATTGGATTCAAGAATGAGCTCTCTCCACCAAGCTAATGGCATGAGTCCTGCTGTTTCTTTTATGTATGATGGCGATTTCACTCCATTCTAG
- the LOC103997572 gene encoding protein OSB2, chloroplastic isoform X1 translates to MAALPIASLLQTPSSLLSFLPSPNPNPNAFWSSLPQGKNRPISVAVVRRRHPPAPFPARCSSGHSEHEYEGVSHQRPQEIPWSKDLANSVHLIGIVGSPVQIKHLNSGKALAWTRLGVKKSASETTWINLTFWDELAHVAFQHVEKGRQVHVSGRLVSDVVEGDDEKRQVFYKVVVQQLNFIERSYSTVSLYEPETRSVDSGTKFGSYVGNSSGSTEKLWQAFFANPMDWWDNRKNKLQFLQRNPKYPDFKHKDTGEALWIDAMNNPHWVKSQLAILDSRMSSLHQANGMSPAVSFMYDGDFTPF, encoded by the exons ATGGCGGCACTGCCCATTGCGTCCCTTCTCCAGaccccctcctccctcctctccttcctcccctccccgaaccctaaccctaacgcCTTCTGGTCGTCGCTTCCCCAGGGGAAAAATCGGCCCATCTCTGTGGCCGTCGTCCGCCGCCGTCATCCTCCTGCTCCGTTCCCGGCCCGGTGCTCGAGCGGCCATAGCGAGCACGAGTACGAGGGGGTGTCGCACCAGCGGCCACAGGAGATCCCCTGGAGCAAGGACCTCGCCAACTCCGTCCATCTGATCGGGATCGTGGGCTCGCCCGTCCAGATCAAGCACCTCAACAGCGGGAAGGCCCTCGCTTGGACCCGCCTTGGCGTCAAGAAGTCCGCCTCCGAGACCACATG GATTAATCTGACCTTCTGGGATGAACTCGCTCATGTGGCCTTCCAGCATGTGGAGAAGGGTCGCCAAGTGCACGTCTCTGGGCGACTTGTGTCGGATGTTGTCGAAGGGGATGATGAGAAGCGACAGGTTTTTTACAAG GTGGTGGTTCAACAGCTTAATTTCATCGAAAGGAGCTACTCTACAGTGTCATTGTATGAACCAGAGACACGTTCTGTAGATTCAG GTACTAAGTTTGGGAGCTATGTGGGTAACTCTTCAGGTTCTACAGAAAAGCTCTGGCAGGCCTTCTTTGCTAATCCAATGGACTGGTGGGATAATAGGAAAAACAAG TTACAATTTTTACAGAGAAACCCCAAGTACCCTGATTTTAAGCACAAGGATACTGGTGAAGCATTAtggattgatgctatgaacaaccCACATTGGGTGAAGTCACAATTGGCTATATTGGATTCAAGAATGAGCTCTCTCCACCAAGCTAATGGCATGAGTCCTGCTGTTTCTTTTATGTATGATGGCGATTTCACTCCATTCTAG
- the LOC135582880 gene encoding tryptophan synthase alpha chain-like → MAVASKISLSLLPSRSSCGISLPRPSCRSVSSPKSFLPMASLNVARPPGISETFSCLKEQGKVAFIPFITAGDPDLSTTSKALKVLDSSGSDLIELGMPYSDPLADGPVIQAAATRALAKGTNFNGVISMLREVIPQLSCPIALFTYYNPILKRGVDKFMSIIEDVGVRGLVVPDVPLEETESLTKEAAKHKIELVLLTTPTTPTERMKAIVQASEGFVYLVSSVGVTGARASVSSRVQSLLQDIKEATTKPVAVGFGISKPEHVKQVAGWGADGVIVGSAMVKLLGEAKSPEEGLKELEAFARSLKAALP, encoded by the exons ATGGCCGTCGCCTCTAAGATTTCCTTGTCGTTGCTCCCTTCTCGGAGCTCTTGCGGCATCTCCCTCCCTCGCCCCTCCTGTAGATCCGTCTCTTCGCCTAAATCCTTCTTGCCCATGGCGTCCCTCAACGTCGCGCGGCCCCCCGGCATCTCCGAGACCTTCTCCTGCTTGAAGGAGCAAGGGAAG GTTGCATTTATACCCTTTATTACTGCTGGAGATCCTGATCTATCGACAACATCAAAAGCATTGAAAGTTCTTGATTCTTCTGGTTCAGACTTGATAGAATTGGGCATGCCCTATTCTGATCCTTTGGCAGATGGGCCTGTTATCCAG GCTGCTGCTACACGTGCTCTAGCAAAAGGAACAAACTTTAATGGAGTCATTTCAATGTTAAGGGAG GTCATACCACAACTATCTTGTCCAATTGCTCTCTTTACATATTACAATCCAATTCTGAAGCGTGGAGTTGATAAGTTTATGTCTATTATAGAAGATGTTGGTGTGCGTG GGCTTGTCGTGCCTGATGTTCCTTTGGAGGAGACTGAAAGTTTGACAAAAGAAGCTGCTAAGCATAAGATTGAGTTA GTGCTGCTTACAACACCTACTACACCAACAGAAAGAATGAAAGCAATTGTACAAGCTTCAGAAGGATTTGTGTACCTG GTGAGCTCTGTTGGAGTTACTGGTGCCCGTGCATCTGTCAGTTCACGTGTACAATCTCTCCTGCAAGATATTAAAGAG GCAACAACTAAACCGGTTGCAGTTGGCTTTGGCATATCCAAACCGGAGCATGTGAAGCAG GTTGCTGGATGGGGAGCAGATGGCGTCATCGTTGGCAGTGCTATGGTTAAGCTTTTAGGTGAGGCAAAGTCCCCTGAGGAAGGACTGAAAGAGTTAGAAGCCTTTGCTAGGTCCTTGAAGGCTGCTCTCCCTTGA